Proteins encoded together in one Candidatus Acidiferrales bacterium window:
- a CDS encoding class I SAM-dependent rRNA methyltransferase, whose translation MSHPIIRLKPKEDIRILSGHLWVFSNEISKIEGNPGGGDMVEVRNSKNSSIGFGYYNPKTLIAVRMVSKEFVEPEKDFFMDRLKSALSLRERYFDSPFYRLTYGESDFLPGLIIDRFNNLFSVQIFSIGMEKRKHFIYEAIKELFSPAAIYERNESQTRELEGLTQSKSIILGEEMTADYDEEGVIFRVNPLRGQKTGFYFDQGANRIFSRRFANHSRVLDLFSNEGGFALNMAHACASEVIAVDSSEPAINNLSVNARLNKLDQVKVVAADVNEYLTRVKDERFDVVICDPPNFTKNRKSIPSAKRGYRQLHESIFNTLRRGGILLTASCSHHIFRETFEEIVAEAALKSGRTLQLLCRAGASPDHPILPSMPETEYLKFNAYRVL comes from the coding sequence ATGAGCCATCCGATCATACGGCTTAAGCCTAAGGAAGATATCCGCATTCTTTCGGGACACCTCTGGGTTTTCAGCAACGAGATTTCAAAAATCGAGGGAAACCCCGGCGGCGGTGATATGGTGGAAGTGAGGAATTCAAAGAATTCCTCAATCGGTTTCGGCTACTATAATCCGAAGACTCTGATCGCAGTTCGAATGGTCTCAAAAGAGTTCGTCGAACCCGAAAAGGATTTCTTCATGGACAGACTTAAATCCGCATTGTCTCTGAGGGAAAGATATTTCGACTCTCCGTTCTACAGATTGACCTACGGCGAAAGTGATTTCCTCCCCGGCCTGATCATAGACAGATTTAACAACCTTTTCAGCGTTCAGATTTTTTCCATCGGGATGGAAAAACGAAAGCATTTCATTTACGAAGCCATCAAAGAATTATTTTCACCTGCTGCGATTTATGAAAGAAATGAAAGCCAGACGCGAGAGCTCGAAGGTCTCACGCAGTCGAAATCCATCATACTCGGTGAAGAGATGACTGCCGATTATGACGAAGAGGGTGTGATCTTCAGAGTAAATCCATTGCGAGGTCAAAAGACCGGATTCTACTTCGATCAAGGAGCTAACAGAATCTTCTCGAGAAGATTCGCGAACCATTCAAGGGTCCTGGACCTTTTCTCAAATGAGGGCGGATTCGCACTCAACATGGCACATGCCTGCGCAAGCGAGGTAATTGCCGTTGACTCATCCGAACCCGCGATAAATAATCTGTCGGTGAACGCGCGCTTGAACAAATTAGATCAGGTAAAAGTAGTAGCTGCAGATGTGAATGAATATCTAACACGAGTGAAAGATGAGAGATTCGATGTTGTGATTTGCGATCCGCCAAACTTCACAAAAAATAGAAAGAGTATCCCATCCGCGAAGCGCGGTTACAGGCAATTGCACGAGAGCATATTCAACACGTTAAGGCGCGGAGGAATTCTTCTTACCGCATCATGCTCGCATCATATTTTCAGGGAGACATTCGAAGAAATAGTTGCAGAGGCGGCTCTCAAATCCGGCCGGACACTTCAGCTCCTTTGTCGCGCAGGGGCATCTCCTGAT